A single region of the Enterococcus mundtii genome encodes:
- a CDS encoding MerR family transcriptional regulator yields MKRLYSIGEVSELLDISRSTIRYWDAEGLIHAAREEENGYRLFDIDAIFQVYDINFYRKLDIPMKQMKNLYSKSLNEMYDILAETEQRLDHEKKILEQKHKEVLSRKKQLKEMIDSEPDKFPEEEIPFQKIVVAASDDLLYSKEYLKNYSSFVIYFPENNQNSIYGFCTDKHTKELPGSQTIWQNDPAKKYVRFLLKVEVNNTKNNNLSEVKDRLQKQGYRLGQTIGQYLLTHTTKEKISFEYYRAWIEVNEGK; encoded by the coding sequence ATGAAACGATTGTATTCGATTGGGGAAGTATCGGAGTTATTGGATATCTCTCGATCAACCATTCGGTATTGGGATGCAGAAGGGTTGATCCATGCAGCAAGAGAAGAGGAAAACGGGTATCGGTTGTTTGATATCGATGCTATTTTTCAAGTATATGACATCAATTTTTATCGAAAACTCGATATTCCCATGAAGCAAATGAAAAATCTATATAGTAAATCGTTAAATGAGATGTACGACATTTTAGCTGAAACGGAACAGCGTTTGGATCATGAGAAAAAAATCTTAGAACAAAAACATAAAGAAGTATTATCAAGAAAAAAACAGTTGAAAGAAATGATCGATAGTGAACCAGATAAATTTCCTGAAGAAGAAATTCCCTTTCAAAAAATCGTCGTGGCAGCATCTGATGACCTCTTATATTCAAAGGAATATCTAAAAAATTATTCAAGTTTCGTGATTTATTTTCCAGAAAATAATCAGAATAGTATTTATGGGTTCTGTACGGACAAGCACACGAAAGAACTCCCAGGTTCACAGACGATCTGGCAGAATGATCCTGCGAAAAAGTACGTGCGATTTCTACTAAAAGTCGAAGTGAACAACACAAAAAATAATAATCTATCTGAAGTAAAAGACAGGTTGCAAAAGCAAGGCTATCGATTAGGACAAACGATTGGTCAATACTTGTTGACCCATACGACAAAGGAAAAGATTTCCTTTGAATATTACCGAGCTTGGATCGAAGTGAATGAGGGAAAGTAG